The proteins below come from a single Corylus avellana chromosome ca3, CavTom2PMs-1.0 genomic window:
- the LOC132175550 gene encoding uncharacterized protein LOC132175550 isoform X1 translates to MDLDDLNKVWEIKALKKPGEDEARKILERIAKQVQPIMRKHKWRVKLLSEFCPKNPSLLGLNVGGGVNVKLRLRRPNRDWDFFPFDQVLDTMLHELCHNAHGPHNASFYMLWDELRKECEELMAKGITGTGQGFDLPGRRLGGFSRQPPLSSLCQTALAAAEKRTRLGSLLPSGPKRLGGDSTIMAALSPIQAAAMAAERRLQDDIWCGSQSWEASADEESSSDILQDLLYKEQSGGSSRVDGGSSANAVDAVSRKRNQELDQSLFRQSSNDHLESNFVDLSMDASSSGSMLDHDIRSQKRSCKSDNTSFPQSTCQRESVVDLSSPSSEPVLSRNTMCDRTLNPEEPAMWECRTCTLLNSPLAPICELCSTQKPEDVRTKYKIWSCKFCTLENSVKLDKCSACGQWRYSHGPPVSVQAPNRGT, encoded by the exons ATGGATTTGGACGATCTCAATAAGGTCTGGGAAATCAAAGCCCTGAAAAAGCCTGGAGAAGACGAAGCGAGGAAGATTCTAGAGAGGATAGCGAAGCAGGTCCAGCCCATTATGCGTAAACACAAATGGAGGGTCAAACTTCTCTCCGAATTCTG TCCGAAGAATCCGTCTCTTCTGGGGTTGAATGTGGGAGGTGGGGTGAATGTTAAGCTGAGGCTTCGGAGGCCAAACAGGGATTGGGATTTCTTCCCTTTTGATCAAGTTCTTGATACAATGCTGCATGAGCTTTGCCACAACGCCCATGGCCCTCACAATGCCAGCTTCTACATGCTTTGGGATGAACTTAGAAAG GAATGTGAGGAGCTGATGGCCAAGGGAATAACAGGCACAGGACAGGGGTTTGATCTTCCTGGGAGGCGCTTGGGTGGTTTCTCCCGTCAACCTCCTCTTTCATCTCTCTGCCAAACTGCACTAGCGGCTGCAGAAAAGAGAACGCGTTTGGGATCTCTTCTCCCATCTGGACCCAAACGTCTTGGTGGTGATAGCACTATTATGGCTGCACTTAGTCCAATACAAGCTGCTGCAATGGCTGCGGAAAGAAGATTACAGGATGATATCTGGTGTGGTTCTCAGTCTTGGGAAGCTTCTGCGGACGAAGAAAGTAGCTCTGATATCTTACAGGACCTTCTATATAAGGAGCAAAGTGGAGGAAGCTCAAGAGTAGATGGTGGTTCAAGTGCAAATGCTGTGGATGCAGTATCTCGAAAAAGAAATCAGGAATTAGATCAAAGCTTGTTTCGTCAATCTTCCAATGATCATCTGGAATCCAATTTTGTTGATTTATCCATGGATGCTTCAAGCTCTGGCTCCATGCTTGATCATGACATTAGATCTCAAAAGAGAAGTTGCAAATCAGATAATACCTCATTTCCTCAGTCTACTTGTCAGCGAGAATCTGTTGTGGATTTGTCCAGCCCATCTTCTGAGCCGGTCCTCAGTCGTAATACAATGTGTGATAGAACATTGAATCCAGAGGAACCTGCTATGTGGGAATGTAGAACATGCACTTTATTGAATTCG CCGTTGGCTCCAATATGTGAACTTTGTAGCACACAAAAGCCAGAAGATGTTCGTACCAAGTATAAAATCTGGTCCTGTAAATTTTGTACATTGGAAAATAGTGTGAAGTTGGATAAATGCTCTGCGTGTGGCCAGTGGAGATACTCGCATGGACCACCAGTGTCGGTCCAGGCACCGAATCGTGGCACTTGA
- the LOC132175550 gene encoding DNA-dependent metalloprotease WSS1-like isoform X2 — MDLDDLNKVWEIKALKKPGEDEARKILERIAKQVQPIMRKHKWRVKLLSEFCPKNPSLLGLNVGGGVNVKLRLRRPNRDWDFFPFDQVLDTMLHELCHNAHGPHNASFYMLWDELRKECEELMAKGITGTGQGFDLPGRRLGGFSRQPPLSSLCQTALAAAEKRTRLGSLLPSGPKRLGGDSTIMAALSPIQAAAMAAERRLQDDIWCGSQSWEASADEESSSDILQDLLYKEQSGGSSRVDGGSSANAVDAVSRKRNQELDQSLFRQSSNDHLESNFVDLSMDASSSGSMLDHDIRSQKRSCKSDNTSFPQSTCQRESVVDLSSPSSEPVLSRNTMCDRTLNPEEPAMWECRTCTLLNSCFACE, encoded by the exons ATGGATTTGGACGATCTCAATAAGGTCTGGGAAATCAAAGCCCTGAAAAAGCCTGGAGAAGACGAAGCGAGGAAGATTCTAGAGAGGATAGCGAAGCAGGTCCAGCCCATTATGCGTAAACACAAATGGAGGGTCAAACTTCTCTCCGAATTCTG TCCGAAGAATCCGTCTCTTCTGGGGTTGAATGTGGGAGGTGGGGTGAATGTTAAGCTGAGGCTTCGGAGGCCAAACAGGGATTGGGATTTCTTCCCTTTTGATCAAGTTCTTGATACAATGCTGCATGAGCTTTGCCACAACGCCCATGGCCCTCACAATGCCAGCTTCTACATGCTTTGGGATGAACTTAGAAAG GAATGTGAGGAGCTGATGGCCAAGGGAATAACAGGCACAGGACAGGGGTTTGATCTTCCTGGGAGGCGCTTGGGTGGTTTCTCCCGTCAACCTCCTCTTTCATCTCTCTGCCAAACTGCACTAGCGGCTGCAGAAAAGAGAACGCGTTTGGGATCTCTTCTCCCATCTGGACCCAAACGTCTTGGTGGTGATAGCACTATTATGGCTGCACTTAGTCCAATACAAGCTGCTGCAATGGCTGCGGAAAGAAGATTACAGGATGATATCTGGTGTGGTTCTCAGTCTTGGGAAGCTTCTGCGGACGAAGAAAGTAGCTCTGATATCTTACAGGACCTTCTATATAAGGAGCAAAGTGGAGGAAGCTCAAGAGTAGATGGTGGTTCAAGTGCAAATGCTGTGGATGCAGTATCTCGAAAAAGAAATCAGGAATTAGATCAAAGCTTGTTTCGTCAATCTTCCAATGATCATCTGGAATCCAATTTTGTTGATTTATCCATGGATGCTTCAAGCTCTGGCTCCATGCTTGATCATGACATTAGATCTCAAAAGAGAAGTTGCAAATCAGATAATACCTCATTTCCTCAGTCTACTTGTCAGCGAGAATCTGTTGTGGATTTGTCCAGCCCATCTTCTGAGCCGGTCCTCAGTCGTAATACAATGTGTGATAGAACATTGAATCCAGAGGAACCTGCTATGTGGGAATGTAGAACATGCACTTTATTGAATTCG TGTTTTGCATGTGAATAA